The sequence below is a genomic window from Micromonospora aurantiaca ATCC 27029.
ACTACCTCCTGACCAACCGACTCTCCGGAGGCCGCCGGTGACGACGCGACGCGTGGTGGCCCGGGCGCCACAGGACACCCCGGCCGGGCTCTGGACCTACCTGCTCCTCGCGGTGAGCATGCTGTTCGCCGCGTTCCCGCTCTACTGGATGTTCGTCATCGCCACCAGCGACGACGAGGCGCTGGCGAAGCTGCCACCGGCTGTCGTACCGGGCGACCGCTTCCTCACCAACGTCGACGAGGTCTTCTCCCTCCAGGACGTCTACTTCGCCGTATCACTGGTCAACAGCGTCATCGTCTCGGTGGTGGTGACCGCCTCGGTGCTGTTCTTCTGCTCACTGGCCGGCTTCGCCTTCGCCAAGCTGCGCTTCAAGGGCAGCCGCGCGCTCATGCTGTTCGTGGTGCTCACGCTCACCGTGCCCAACCAGCTCGGCATCGTCGCGCTCTACATCGTGATGGGCGAGCTCGGCTGGAACGGCACGCTGCTCGCCGTCATCGCGCCCGGCCTGGTCACCGCGTTCGGCGTGTTCTACATGCGGCAGTTCATCGTGAACACCGTCCCGGACGAGCTGATCGAGTCGGCTCGGGTCGACGGCGCCACGACCATGCGGGTGTACGCGACGATCGTGCTCCCGGCCATCCGCCCGGCCCTGGCGGTGCTCGGCCTGCTCACGTTCGTGGCCACCTGGAACGACTTCCAGTGGCCGCTGATCACGCTCAGCGGCACCGACTACCCGACGTCGATGGTGGCGGTCTCCGACCTGGCCAGCGGCAACTACGTGATCTACCGGCGGGTGCTCGCGGGCGCGTTCATCGCCACCGTTCCCCTGCTGGTCATGCTGTTCATCGGTGGACGTCAGATCGTCCGCGGAATCATGGAAGGCGCGGTGAAGTCGTGAGCCGTCGAACGCTGCTGCACGAGGGGTGGACGCTGCGGGCCGAGCCCGGGCCGGCGGTGCCGCCGGAGATCGCCGGGACGGCGGTGCCGGCGTCGGTCCCCGGTTGCGTCCACACCGACCTGCTCGCGGCCGGCCTCATCCCCGACCCGTACCTGGACGACAACGAGAACGGCCTCACCTGGATCGGCCGCACCGACTGGGTCTACGAGACCACGTTCGCCGGGCAGCCCGGTGACGACGAGCGGGTCGACCTGGTCTGCGCCGGCCTCGACACGGTCGCCACCGTCACGCTCAACGGCGTCGAGGTCGGCCGCACCGAGAACCAGCACCGCTCGTACCGCTTCGACGTCCGCTCGCTGCTGCGCCCGGACGGCAACACCCTCGCCGTACGCTTCGACTCCCCGTACCGGTACGCCGAGGCGCACCGGGACCGGCTCGGTGACCGGCCCAACGCGTACCCGGAGCCGTTCCACTTCATCCGCAAGACCGCCTGCAACTTCGGCTGGGACTGGGGGCCGACGCTCGTCACCGCCGGCATCTGGCGCGACATCGGCCTGCACGCCTGGTCCACCGCCCGGCTCGCGTCGGTCCGGCCGATTGTCACGGTGGCCGACGACGTCGGCCGGGTCGAGCTGCACGTGCAGGTCGAGCGGGCCGGCGACGAGCCGCTGACCGTCCGCGCCGCCGTCGCCGGGGTCACCGCCGACGTCGCCGTACCGGCGGGGGAGCGGACCGCCGTCGTGACGCTCACCGTCGCGGACCCCGCGCTGTGGTGGCCGATCGGGTACGGCGACCAGCCCCGGTACGACCTCGACGTCACCCTGTACGCCGACGACGGCCGGGAGCTGGACGCCGCCGCCCGCCGGATCGGGTTCCGTTCGGTCCGGCTGGACACCACGCCCGACGCCCACGGCACCCCGTTCACGCTGCACGTCAACGACGTGCCGGTGTTCGTCAAAGGCGTCAACTGGATCCCCGACGACGCGTTCCCCAACCGGGTCACCCGGGAGCGCCTCGCGGAGCGGTTCGGCCAGGCGGCCGACGCGAACGTCAACCTGCTGCGCGTCTGGGGCGGCGGCCGGTACGAGTCGGACGACTTCTACGACCTCGCCGACGAGATGGGGTTGCTGGTGCAGCAGGACTTCCTGTTCGCCTGCGCCGCGTACCCGGAGGAGGAGCCGTTCCGCACCGAGGTCGAGGCGGAGGCGCGGGAGCAGGTGACCCGCCTCGCCGGGCACCCGTCGCTGGTGCTCTGGACCGGCAACAACGAGAACATCTGGGGCTGGCACGACTGGGACTGGCAGGAGCCCCTGGCCGGACGCACCTGGGGACGCGGCTACTACCTGGACCTGCTCCCCGCGATCGTCGGCGAGCTGGACCCGACGGTCCCGTACTGGCCGGGTAGCCCCTGGTCCGGCAGCGAGGACGTCCACCCCAACGACCCGGCGCACGGCACCACGCACATCTGGGACGTGTGGAACACCGACGACTACACGCGCTACCGGGACTACGTTCCACGCTTCGTGGCCGAGTTCGGCTACCAGGCGCCGCCCGCGTACGCGACGCTGCGCCGGGCCCTCTCCGACGACCCGCTCACGCACGACTCGCCGGGCATGGCACACCACCAGAAGGCTGCGGACGGGGACGGCAAGCTCCGGCGCGGGCTCGACGCCCACCTGCCGCCGCCCGCCGACTTCGACGACTGGCACTACCTCACCCAGCTCAACCAGGCCCGCGCCATCCAGCTCGGGGTGGAGCACTTCCGCTCGCACCGGCCGGTCTGCACCGGCACCGTCGTGTGGCAGCTGAACGACTGCTGGCCGGTCACGTCCTGGTCGGCGATCGACGGCGACGGCCGCCGCAAACCCCTCTGGTACGCGCTGCGCCGCGCCTACGCCGACCGGCTGCTGACGGTGCAGCCGCGCGACGGCGGGCTGGCGCTGGTGGCGGTGAACGAGACCGATCGGGCGTGGAGCGGGCCGGCCACCGTCACCCGGCTGGCGCTCACCGGGGAGCCGAGGGCGAAGACCTCGGTCGACCTCGACGTCCCCGCGTACTCCTCGGTGGTGCTGGCGCTGCCGGCGGAGCTGGCGCGGCCGGACGACGGCCGCGCGGAACTGCTCGTCGCGGACGCCGGGGACACCGCGGAGCGCGCGCTGTGGTTCTTCGCCGAGGACCGCGACGTGCGGTGGCCGGCGGCGCAGTGGGACGCGACTGTCGAGCCGGTCGACGGCGGCCGGCGGGTCCGGGTGACCGCCCGGACCGTGCTGCGCGACCTGACGCTGTTCCCTGATCGCCTCGATCCGGCCGCGCAGGTGGACCGGGCGCTGGTGACGCTGCTGCCGGGGGAGAGCGCGACGTTCACCGTGCACGCGCCCGGCCCGCTCGACGCCGACGCGCTCACCCGCCGCCCGGTGCTGCGCTGCGTCAACGACCTCGTCTGAAGGGCCTTACCCGCATCTCCGTCGATTTGAAGATTTCTGCAAGTGATAAAGTCTTCAGAGTCGTCGGAGAGGTGAGTCATGTCGGTGCCGCTGTACCAGGCCAAGGCGGAGCTGTTCCGCACCCTCGGGCACCCCGTGCGCATCCGGGTGCTCGAACTGCTCCAGGACGGGCCGAAGCCGGTCCGCGACCTGCTGGCCGCCATCGACGTGGAGGCGTCGAACCTCTCCCAGCAGCTCGCCGTGCTGCGCCGCGCCGGCATGGTCACCTCGTACCGGGACGGCCCGCTGGTCATGTACGCGCTCAGCACCCCCGACGTGGCCGATCTGCTCGCCGCCGGACGGCGCATCCTCGGCGCGGTCCTCACCGACCGGGACGCCCTGCTGGACGAGCTGCGGGCCTCCGGGACGGACCGGTGAGCGCGGCTGCCCTTCGCGCCGGTGACGCCGTACGCCGGGCGGGCCGGCTGTTCGCCGGGCTGCTGCCCGGCCGGGCCGACTGGCAGAACGCGCGCCGCTCACCCCGGCGCGACCTGCTCGCCGGGCTCACCGTCGCGGTGGTGGCGCTGCCCCTGGCACTCGCCTTCGGCGTCACCTCCGGGCTCGGCGCGCAGGCCGGCCTGGTCACCGCCGTCGTCGCCGGCGCCGTCGCGGCGATCTTCGGCGGCTCCAACCTCCAGGTCTCCGGTCCCACCGGGGCCATGACAGTCGTGCTGGTGCCCGTGGTGCAGCAGTTCGGTGCCGGTGGCGTGCTGATGGTCGGCGCGCTGGCCGGGCTGATCCTGATCGCGCTCGCAGTGGCCCGCCTCGGCCGGTACGTCCGCTACCTGCCGGCCCCGGTGATCGAGGGCTTCACCGCCGGCATCGCCGTGGTCATCGCGCTGCAACAGGTGCCGGCCGCGCTCGGCGTCACCGCCGCGCACGGCGAGAAGGTGTGGGCGGTGGCTGCCGACGCGGTCGCCCGGTTCGCCGCGCACCCCCGGCCCGCCGCGATCGCTGTGGCGCTCGGCGTGGCGGCGCTGATGCTGCTCGGCGGTCGGTGGCGGCCCGCTGTGCCGTTCTCCCTGGTCGGGGTGGCCGCCGCGACGATCCTCGCCGAGCTGTCCCCGATCGACCTGGCCCGGATCGGCGAGCTGCCGCAGGGGCTGCCCGCGCCGTCGCTGGACTTCGTGGACCTCGGCGCGCTGGGCGTACTGCTGCCGAGCGCCCTCGCCGTGGCCGCGCTCGCCGCCCTGGAGAGCCTGCTCTCCGCCACTGTGGCGGACGGCATGACGGTCGGCGAGCGGCACGACCCGGACCGGGAACTGTTCGGCCAGGGCCTGGCCAACCTCGCCTCCCCGGTCTTCGGCGGCATCCCGGCGACCGCCGCCATCGCCCGTACGGCGGTGAACGTGCGTGCCGGGGCGTCCTCGAAGCTCGCCGCGCTCACCCACGCGGTGGCCCTCGCCGCGATCGTGCTCGCCGCCGCCCCGCTGGTCGGCCGTATCCCGCTGGCCGCCCTGGCCGGGGTGTTGCTCGCCACCACGGTACGGATGGTGGAGGCGGCCTCCCTGCTCGCGCTGATGCGGGCCACTCGCGCCGACGCGGTGGTGCTGGTGCTGACGTTCGCCGTCACGGTGATCTGGGACCTGGTGACAGCAGTGGTCGTCGGGCTCGCGGTCGCGGTCGTCCTGGCGCTGCGCGCGGTGGCCCGCAGCGCCAAGC
It includes:
- a CDS encoding ArsR/SmtB family transcription factor; this encodes MSVPLYQAKAELFRTLGHPVRIRVLELLQDGPKPVRDLLAAIDVEASNLSQQLAVLRRAGMVTSYRDGPLVMYALSTPDVADLLAAGRRILGAVLTDRDALLDELRASGTDR
- a CDS encoding glycoside hydrolase family 2 protein, producing the protein MSRRTLLHEGWTLRAEPGPAVPPEIAGTAVPASVPGCVHTDLLAAGLIPDPYLDDNENGLTWIGRTDWVYETTFAGQPGDDERVDLVCAGLDTVATVTLNGVEVGRTENQHRSYRFDVRSLLRPDGNTLAVRFDSPYRYAEAHRDRLGDRPNAYPEPFHFIRKTACNFGWDWGPTLVTAGIWRDIGLHAWSTARLASVRPIVTVADDVGRVELHVQVERAGDEPLTVRAAVAGVTADVAVPAGERTAVVTLTVADPALWWPIGYGDQPRYDLDVTLYADDGRELDAAARRIGFRSVRLDTTPDAHGTPFTLHVNDVPVFVKGVNWIPDDAFPNRVTRERLAERFGQAADANVNLLRVWGGGRYESDDFYDLADEMGLLVQQDFLFACAAYPEEEPFRTEVEAEAREQVTRLAGHPSLVLWTGNNENIWGWHDWDWQEPLAGRTWGRGYYLDLLPAIVGELDPTVPYWPGSPWSGSEDVHPNDPAHGTTHIWDVWNTDDYTRYRDYVPRFVAEFGYQAPPAYATLRRALSDDPLTHDSPGMAHHQKAADGDGKLRRGLDAHLPPPADFDDWHYLTQLNQARAIQLGVEHFRSHRPVCTGTVVWQLNDCWPVTSWSAIDGDGRRKPLWYALRRAYADRLLTVQPRDGGLALVAVNETDRAWSGPATVTRLALTGEPRAKTSVDLDVPAYSSVVLALPAELARPDDGRAELLVADAGDTAERALWFFAEDRDVRWPAAQWDATVEPVDGGRRVRVTARTVLRDLTLFPDRLDPAAQVDRALVTLLPGESATFTVHAPGPLDADALTRRPVLRCVNDLV
- a CDS encoding SulP family inorganic anion transporter — encoded protein: MSAAALRAGDAVRRAGRLFAGLLPGRADWQNARRSPRRDLLAGLTVAVVALPLALAFGVTSGLGAQAGLVTAVVAGAVAAIFGGSNLQVSGPTGAMTVVLVPVVQQFGAGGVLMVGALAGLILIALAVARLGRYVRYLPAPVIEGFTAGIAVVIALQQVPAALGVTAAHGEKVWAVAADAVARFAAHPRPAAIAVALGVAALMLLGGRWRPAVPFSLVGVAAATILAELSPIDLARIGELPQGLPAPSLDFVDLGALGVLLPSALAVAALAALESLLSATVADGMTVGERHDPDRELFGQGLANLASPVFGGIPATAAIARTAVNVRAGASSKLAALTHAVALAAIVLAAAPLVGRIPLAALAGVLLATTVRMVEAASLLALMRATRADAVVLVLTFAVTVIWDLVTAVVVGLAVAVVLALRAVARSAKLEQVPLDTGEHSDEEHALLAEHIVAYRLDGPLFFAAAHTFLLELAEVADVRVVILRMSRVSTVDATGAQVLGDAIARLRGRGITVLLSGITPGHDQVLSTLGVADELRREGLVFADTPAAIRYARGVALAASPA
- a CDS encoding carbohydrate ABC transporter permease, whose product is MTTRRVVARAPQDTPAGLWTYLLLAVSMLFAAFPLYWMFVIATSDDEALAKLPPAVVPGDRFLTNVDEVFSLQDVYFAVSLVNSVIVSVVVTASVLFFCSLAGFAFAKLRFKGSRALMLFVVLTLTVPNQLGIVALYIVMGELGWNGTLLAVIAPGLVTAFGVFYMRQFIVNTVPDELIESARVDGATTMRVYATIVLPAIRPALAVLGLLTFVATWNDFQWPLITLSGTDYPTSMVAVSDLASGNYVIYRRVLAGAFIATVPLLVMLFIGGRQIVRGIMEGAVKS